Genomic window (Chryseobacterium bernardetii):
TTACAGGACTTTTAGATAATACCAATTATACCATACTGGTGAGAAGAGTAGGAACTCATTGTATAGGAACTTTCGACTTCTTTACTTTACAGATCAATAATTTTATCACTCCTAATAATGATGGGGTTAATGATGTACTGGATCTGAAAGCGTTAGGTCAGTTTAAAAATTTCACTGGTTCTGTTTATGACAGATTTGGGGTAGAGATGTTCAGATTTACAAAAGAAACTCCAATCTGGGACGGAACTTTACTTGGTAAGAGATTGCCTACCGCAACCTATTGGTATAAATTCACTTACGAATATCCTAAATCTAAAACCCAGATGAACTGGTCCGGCTGGATCATGTTGAAAAACAGGGAATAATAAAAAAAAGAAAGTCTTTCATCTGAAAGGCTTTCTTTTTTTTTACTCATAAAGTTCTTCCATTAATGGAACTTATATATATTACTGATTTTCTTTCCAAAGGTTGGCGAAGTGAATGAAATCAGATACACTCAGTTCTTCCGCTCTTTTATCTAAAAACTCATGACCTTTTAAAGCTTCAGGAATATTTAATGTTTTCAAAGCATTGGAAAGCTTTTTTCTTCTTTGGTTGAAGCCGGTCTTTACAATTTGTTTGAAAAGAACCTCATTACCGGCAAGGCCTTCTTTAGGATTTCTTGTAATACGGATAACACCGGATTTTACTTTTGGAGGCGGGTTAAAGACATTTTCATGTACAGTAAACATATATGATACATCATAATAAGCCTGAATGAGAACAGAAAGAATTCCATAATCTTTAGTTCTTGGAACGGCTGCTGTTCTTTCTGCTACCTCTTTCTGGAACATTCCCACCATTTCAGGAATCAGCTCATAGTGGTCAACAATCTGGAATAATATCTGAGACGAAATATTATACGGGAAGTTTCCGATAATAGCAATCTGCTCATCTTTGATAAAATTAAAATCCTGTTTCAGGAAATCTCCTACAAAAGTATTTTCCGTAACCTTAGAATAGTTGTTTTTAAGATATTCTATAGATTCCGTATCAATTTCGGCAAGATAAATGTTCTGATCTTTTTCAAGAAGATATTTGGTAAGAACTCCCATTCCGGGCCCTACTTCCATGATGTTATTATAGTTCTCAAAACTAAGACCTTCTACAATTTTTCTTGCGATGTTTTCATCCGTCAAAAAGTGTTGACCAAGATGCTTTTTTGCTTTTACACTCAATGCTTTTTATGATTTTATTAACAGTGATTTTCTCTTTTTCGTTCCCAAATTTCGGAAGATTTTTTCTATTTTAGCCAAAAATTTTAATATTAATGGCTAAATCTGTAGATGAGTTTAATAAGAAAAGGCTTCGGTCCAGCAATATTACAGTAGTGATAAGTATTGCCTTAGTGTTATTTTTGTTAGGATTAATGGGGCTTATTTTAATTAATGCCCAGAAGTATTCTGACTATATCAAAGAACAGTTGGTGGTGAACGCCTACTTTGATGAAAATTATGACGCTAAAGATTCTGTAAAAATTGCAAAACTGGAAGAAGAAACTTTTAAAAAGGTACAGACGTTAGCTCCTGTAAAAAAAGCAACCTACATTTCAAGAAGTATGGCGGCTGCTGAAGCGAAGAAAAGTATGGGAATTGATAGTGATGCATTGTTTGAGGAAAACATCTTCCCATCCTCTATTGAAGTGGCTTTAAAACCAGAATATGTAGATCCTGCAAAAATTGATGAGGCAATCAAAGTCATAAAATCCGTTCCCGGCATCATTGATGTGAAGAATGACAGTACTTTGATGGTAGATGTATACAATAACCTGAGCAGAATTCTAAAATGGATTTTCGGGTTTTCATTACTGTTCCTTGTATTGGCTGTAGTGTTAATTAACAACTCCATCCGTCTTAAAATTTTCTCCAAGAGATTTATCATTAAAACCATGCAGCTGGTAGGGGCAAAAAGAAGATTTATTCTTAAGCCGTTCATCATTGAAGCAATTATTTTAGGTGCTATTGGTTCTGTTATTGGTCTTCTTGCTTTGGGAGGAGTTTGGTATTATTTCACAAGTCAGATCGGATCAGCTTTCGTACAGGATAATAATCAGTATTTCTGGTTAGTGATCTTAGTATTGGGTGTAGGAATTTTTATTTCCGTACTAAGTACTATATTTGCTACCTGGAGATTCTTAAAATCAAACGTTGACGATTTATATTACTCTTAAAAATGAGCAAAAAAACAAATAAAATTTCTGCAGCAGACTTCGGAAGTGAGGCAGAAGTACCACAGGAAAATGCATTCTATTTCGGACAGCAGAACTTTAAATGGATGCTGATCGGGCTGGCATTTATTGTGGTTGGGTTTCTTTTGATGATGGGACCTGATGCCAATACCGTAGATGGTAAATTTGATCCCAACTCATGGAATGACGATATCTTTTCCATCAGAAGGATCAGAATTGCTCCGTTATTTGTTGTGATAGGTTTTGTTATAGAAGTCTACGCAATCTTAAAAAGAAAATAAATAATAATTTTATTTAAGGATTAAAAAATTTAAGAATTGAAAGATGTAAGCTAATGAGCTGTTTTTTAATTCTTAAATCTTTTAATCTTTTTAATTTTTTAAAAGAATATGGATTTAATCAAAGCAATTATTATTGCCATCGTAGAAGGGCTTACGGAATACCTTCCGATTTCTTCTACAGCACATATGGGATTCACAGCCAACCTATTGGGAATGCCCGATGATGAATTTTTAAAAATGTTTCAGGTTTCCATCCAGTTTGGAGCTATCCTATCAGTGGTAGTGGCCTATTGGAAAAAGTTTTTTGACCTGAATAACATCCAGTTTTATTTTAAACTGGCCTTTGCTGTAGTTCCTGCTTTGGTTCTTGGATATTTATTTGATGATAAAATTGAGGCTGTTCTTGGAAACCAGATTGCTATCTCATCAGTATTGGTTTTAGGCGGAGTGGTTTTATTATTTGCTGACAAATGGTTTAAAAATCCTAAGATTAACGATGAAAAGGGGATTACGATAAGAAATGCGGTAACCATAGGATTCTGGCAGTGTCTGGCAATGATGCCGGGAACAAGCCGTAGTGCAGCTTCCATTATTGGTGGGATGGCTCAGGGGCTTACCAGAAAAGCTGCTGCAGAATTCTCTTTTTTCCTTGCAGTACCTACCATGCTGGCTGTAACAGTATATTCGGTTTTTGTAAAAACATGGGGAAAAGAAACTCCTAATCCTCAGAAAGGATACGAAATGATTATGGCTTCACAGGATCACATTATGATCTTCGTCATTGGAAACGTTGTGGCATTTGTTGTAGCACTTATCGCCATTAAAGCCTTTATTGGAGTACTTAATAAATATGGTTTCAAGCCTTGGGGATGGTACCGTATTTTTGTTGGAGTTGCTTTATTAATCTATTTTTATTTCTTTAAATAAAAAATATTCATATATCCATTCATGACGGCGGAAGAACTGAAATCAGGATACATATTTTTATTGGACAAACCTCTGGACTGGACTTCCTTCCAGGCTGTCAATAAAATGAAATATAAATTGAAAAGGGAGTTTGATCTTCCGAAAAAATTTAAAATCGGACACGCAGGTACCCTTGATCCAAGAGCTACAGGACTTCTGATTGTCTGCTGCGGGAAATTTACCAAAAAGATTCCCGAGATCCAGGATGCACCGAAAGAATACTGGACGGAGATCAAAATAGGAGTACAGACAGAATCCTACGATACTGAAAAACCGGAAATCCTTCATCAGGATATTTCGAATATCACTGAAGAGCACGTAAAAGAGGTACTGGGAAAATTTGTTGGAG
Coding sequences:
- the rsmA gene encoding 16S rRNA (adenine(1518)-N(6)/adenine(1519)-N(6))-dimethyltransferase RsmA, yielding MSVKAKKHLGQHFLTDENIARKIVEGLSFENYNNIMEVGPGMGVLTKYLLEKDQNIYLAEIDTESIEYLKNNYSKVTENTFVGDFLKQDFNFIKDEQIAIIGNFPYNISSQILFQIVDHYELIPEMVGMFQKEVAERTAAVPRTKDYGILSVLIQAYYDVSYMFTVHENVFNPPPKVKSGVIRITRNPKEGLAGNEVLFKQIVKTGFNQRRKKLSNALKTLNIPEALKGHEFLDKRAEELSVSDFIHFANLWKENQ
- a CDS encoding cell division protein FtsX, with the protein product MAKSVDEFNKKRLRSSNITVVISIALVLFLLGLMGLILINAQKYSDYIKEQLVVNAYFDENYDAKDSVKIAKLEEETFKKVQTLAPVKKATYISRSMAAAEAKKSMGIDSDALFEENIFPSSIEVALKPEYVDPAKIDEAIKVIKSVPGIIDVKNDSTLMVDVYNNLSRILKWIFGFSLLFLVLAVVLINNSIRLKIFSKRFIIKTMQLVGAKRRFILKPFIIEAIILGAIGSVIGLLALGGVWYYFTSQIGSAFVQDNNQYFWLVILVLGVGIFISVLSTIFATWRFLKSNVDDLYYS
- a CDS encoding DUF3098 domain-containing protein, with amino-acid sequence MSKKTNKISAADFGSEAEVPQENAFYFGQQNFKWMLIGLAFIVVGFLLMMGPDANTVDGKFDPNSWNDDIFSIRRIRIAPLFVVIGFVIEVYAILKRK
- a CDS encoding undecaprenyl-diphosphate phosphatase; its protein translation is MDLIKAIIIAIVEGLTEYLPISSTAHMGFTANLLGMPDDEFLKMFQVSIQFGAILSVVVAYWKKFFDLNNIQFYFKLAFAVVPALVLGYLFDDKIEAVLGNQIAISSVLVLGGVVLLFADKWFKNPKINDEKGITIRNAVTIGFWQCLAMMPGTSRSAASIIGGMAQGLTRKAAAEFSFFLAVPTMLAVTVYSVFVKTWGKETPNPQKGYEMIMASQDHIMIFVIGNVVAFVVALIAIKAFIGVLNKYGFKPWGWYRIFVGVALLIYFYFFK
- the truB gene encoding tRNA pseudouridine(55) synthase TruB codes for the protein MTAEELKSGYIFLLDKPLDWTSFQAVNKMKYKLKREFDLPKKFKIGHAGTLDPRATGLLIVCCGKFTKKIPEIQDAPKEYWTEIKIGVQTESYDTEKPEILHQDISNITEEHVKEVLGKFVGEIEQKPPVYSAIKIDGERAYNLARAGEEVEMKSRKTTIHYLKDIKIEFPLVSFTVGCSKGTYIRSLAHDIGQELGVGAYLTQLRRTKIGDYKIEDATDQFLNNDFRFQSE